The Peribacillus sp. FSL E2-0218 genome contains a region encoding:
- a CDS encoding MFS transporter, with product MRWVVLILLFFGAVINFADKSIVGLAAVPIMKEFDLSYAEWGLVGSSYYWLYPVTGIFGAAWADRLGAKKVLGFIMLTWTVLQFGVLAIAALPFLILYRILLGAFEGPYSPIAYSHADKWFPPKLKGFANSVVVGGGTVGAMIVAPILVSLITIFGWKAAFAALGAASFVWFFLFQFLTKENPVEVHEQVQKKQKAKLEKIKWKDFLALLASPTALFTTLAYFSTYILVVWFSVWLPIYLVEAVKMTPGQMGSSVAIIGVVSVCIYMGVSMISDHLFKKNQNWRSSRVYVVAGSMILGALFFSSIMVFQNPIWVIGAMCLAKGLTYAILPIGPTIMINEMQERGGLMTSILTSSGNIAGIIAPLVTGYIISLAGGNQLLGYNLSILFMAALVLVFGILFAIFVKPVKSTRDQTNKQTGDMDLKSS from the coding sequence ATGCGTTGGGTTGTTCTCATTCTATTATTCTTTGGTGCCGTCATTAATTTTGCGGATAAATCGATTGTAGGACTTGCAGCTGTTCCCATCATGAAGGAATTCGATCTTTCTTATGCGGAGTGGGGCCTTGTTGGCAGCAGTTATTATTGGCTCTATCCCGTAACGGGGATTTTTGGAGCAGCATGGGCTGATCGACTTGGGGCCAAAAAAGTGCTTGGATTCATCATGTTGACCTGGACTGTGCTGCAATTCGGCGTATTGGCCATCGCCGCGCTGCCATTTCTCATTCTTTACAGGATTTTATTGGGCGCATTCGAAGGGCCTTACAGTCCAATTGCATACAGCCATGCCGATAAGTGGTTTCCCCCGAAGCTAAAAGGCTTTGCCAATTCAGTGGTTGTCGGCGGGGGAACGGTCGGTGCGATGATCGTGGCGCCCATCCTTGTTTCCTTAATCACGATATTCGGATGGAAGGCTGCCTTTGCTGCACTTGGTGCAGCAAGCTTTGTTTGGTTCTTCCTTTTTCAATTTTTAACAAAGGAAAACCCAGTCGAAGTCCATGAGCAGGTGCAAAAGAAACAGAAAGCAAAGCTGGAAAAAATCAAATGGAAGGACTTCTTGGCGCTACTGGCATCACCTACGGCTTTATTCACCACTCTCGCCTATTTTTCCACTTATATTTTAGTCGTTTGGTTTTCGGTTTGGCTCCCGATTTATTTAGTGGAAGCCGTAAAAATGACTCCAGGCCAAATGGGATCAAGCGTAGCAATAATCGGAGTCGTTTCCGTATGCATTTATATGGGGGTTTCGATGATTTCCGATCATTTATTCAAGAAGAATCAAAACTGGCGATCGTCAAGGGTGTACGTCGTTGCGGGATCGATGATTCTGGGGGCCTTGTTTTTTTCCTCCATCATGGTTTTTCAAAATCCAATCTGGGTGATAGGCGCCATGTGTTTAGCGAAAGGACTGACATATGCGATTTTGCCGATCGGGCCAACGATCATGATCAATGAAATGCAAGAGCGGGGTGGGTTGATGACGAGCATCCTGACCTCATCAGGTAACATAGCAGGCATCATTGCCCCTCTTGTAACAGGGTATATCATAAGTTTGGCTGGAGGTAACCAACTATTGGGCTATAATCTATCGATTTTGTTCATGGCGGCTCTTGTCTTGGTCTTTGGCATCTTATTTGCCATATTCGTAAAACCTGTCAAGTCAACCAGGGATCAAACAAATAAACAAACTGGGGACATGGACCTTAAGTCCTCATAA
- a CDS encoding thiolase family protein: MKRDAVIVSAVRTAIGKQGGALASVPAHVFGAEVMKEAINRAKVNPEMIDDVIMGNVLSGGGNIARLTALETGLSIQLPGLTVDRQCGSGINAVNLAAQAISASEGEIYIAGGVESMSRAPYLMDRPEKAYNAKPPQFRKSQLSPKEIGDPPMGITAENLARKYEVSREEQDEFALQSQKKMAKAMEEGRFDEQIMPMSIPGRKGETREFKVDEHPRPQITKEGLANLSPAFLAGGSVTAGNSSGLNDAASALVIMSREKAEEWGIKPLATIKAQAVAGVDPNYMGIGPVPAIKKVMEKSKLTLADMDIIEINEAFAAQVIACNRELNMDATKINVNGGAIAHGHPLGATGAILMTKAVYELKRISGRFALITACIGGGQGIATIIEREA; the protein is encoded by the coding sequence ATGAAGAGAGATGCGGTCATTGTATCAGCAGTACGTACAGCAATTGGAAAACAGGGCGGTGCACTTGCTTCGGTCCCGGCTCATGTATTTGGGGCGGAAGTGATGAAGGAAGCGATAAACCGGGCGAAGGTAAATCCCGAAATGATTGATGATGTCATCATGGGGAATGTTTTGAGCGGTGGCGGCAACATAGCCAGATTGACAGCATTGGAAACAGGTCTTTCGATACAGCTTCCTGGTTTGACGGTTGACCGTCAGTGCGGTTCCGGAATCAACGCGGTCAATTTAGCGGCACAAGCGATTTCTGCCAGTGAAGGGGAGATCTATATCGCCGGTGGCGTGGAGAGCATGAGCAGGGCCCCTTACTTGATGGATCGTCCGGAAAAAGCATATAACGCAAAGCCTCCGCAGTTCAGGAAGTCGCAGTTGTCCCCGAAAGAAATTGGCGATCCGCCAATGGGAATCACTGCTGAAAACTTAGCTCGAAAATATGAGGTCAGCAGGGAAGAACAAGATGAATTTGCTCTCCAAAGTCAAAAAAAGATGGCCAAAGCCATGGAAGAGGGCCGTTTTGATGAACAAATCATGCCAATGAGCATACCAGGCAGAAAGGGTGAAACACGCGAATTTAAGGTGGATGAACATCCTCGCCCGCAAATAACGAAAGAAGGGCTAGCCAACTTATCACCAGCTTTTTTGGCAGGTGGGTCCGTGACGGCAGGCAATAGTTCAGGATTGAATGATGCTGCTTCTGCATTGGTCATCATGTCGAGGGAAAAAGCGGAAGAGTGGGGGATCAAGCCTCTAGCGACGATCAAAGCACAGGCTGTTGCCGGTGTCGATCCAAATTATATGGGCATCGGACCTGTTCCCGCGATTAAAAAAGTAATGGAAAAATCGAAGCTCACCCTGGCTGACATGGACATCATTGAAATCAATGAAGCCTTTGCGGCACAAGTGATTGCCTGCAATAGGGAGCTTAATATGGATGCAACCAAAATCAATGTGAATGGGGGAGCCATCGCCCACGGACACCCGCTTGGTGCGACTGGGGCCATTCTCATGACAAAGGCGGTTTACGAATTAAAGCGCATATCAGGAAGGTTCGCTCTTATAACGGCATGCATTGGTGGCGGTCAGGGAATTGCAACGATCATTGAGCGTGAAGCCTGA